CTCAGCCAGCCAGTGACTGGGAAATGTATCCAAAAACAGTTTCAGTGCCAAGATTGGACAGTAAACCATCTGCTTTAGATGGAAACTCGTTTAAACAGTCCCTTCATCATCTCTGCAGGccatcacttttttattttagtaataaTTGTTTTACCATTAATCCAAAACTCAAAAAAGCTAGCAGCACATCTCTTAAACTGTTACCATAGTAATAGTTTAGCAAAGCACATTTTACTGTCTAAGAGGAACATTGCCTGAACAAAGCCATCAGAATTATCAGAAAACACACCTTGTTGAGCAGCATTTTTGTTTCAGATTCAGATTTTGTTTTCAGATTAAGTTCATGATAAATaagattttatttgaattcaggTTTGTTTTTCCGCTGTGTGCCATTACTTGCTTTGACGCCTGGAAATGCAAATATTCCAAAAATGCAATCCTTCGTTTTCTTGCTATTTATAAGGCGCCTATAAACCCAGAGGCAGGGGAGGGCTATTGTTAAGAAAACCTCACCTTGAGTGCCCTCTGGGCCACATTAAAATGTGGGCCCTTGAATCCAGGTTGAATTCACGAGGAGTAAAAAAAAGTGGTCAAAATCAATTATTTTATTTGGAGTACAGTTAAAGCATAATCTCAAGTCTCTGCAGGCCAGTCTCCAGTTAACccctgtttttttatgtattacatACATAATAAATTCAAATATTCAAAAACATAAGGGCACACATTTACATTGAGTGAGCTCTCACTAAACCAGGAAGTGGCTCAGCTGATCTGGATGGTTCCATTTTGTTTAATTTGATACATAAATTTAACTTACAGGGTTTCAAAGTCAGGGGTCCTTCTTGCTCAATAAAGTATCAATGTGCAACTACCTACTGTACCTTTGTAGgactaaaatatttaaatatccgTCCCTCTTTTGTAacgtaatgtccctcttttctaagagctACAAGTTTTAGAAGTTTACTTGTGTACAACTCCTCTCCCCAGCAATTATACTGACAATAATGAGTCTCTGAACTACAATGAAAGTCTTTACTTTGTGTAAATAAATTACTTTAGTTGTGTTCCAAAACACCTTTTCTATTCCAtaaatatttaatgaataaatgttttattcaatagtgtaatTTCCCCAGAAGTTACCTCTCCCCTTTAAGCATCTGAAAACAAATCTTGGGCTTCCACTGAATTTGATTAACCCTGACTTTTAACTTGAATCTGACACATTTGGCGACAAATGCTAAATTTCATGGAGAAGTTGAACTCAGAATTCCCAATCAAATCACACGACATTGAAAGGAAGTCAACTTGCAAAGTTATGATCAGCACTGAgtttaataaattaaaacaatgttTTCCACGATCTTCATCCTCACTGGTTGGAGTTGCACTGAAGCTAAtctgtttttaaatctatttgatgtGTTAGCTAAAACGGTAAAGCCAGGGAGTGCATCGATTTATGAGCTTTAATAATACATATAATCTATCCACCCTGCCGACATGAATGCAATATTTGGCAACAGCTACAAATGAAAAAAGGGATTACAGTAAACGAAGGGCTCTTAGGGTTAATGTGATttgctagattgtaagctcatgggcagggTCTTCTGTTCCGGTTGTATCAGTATATGTTCATTATTTGTATTCTCACTATTGTCCAGTGCTGTGCAATATGTTgaagctatataaataccaaaaaaataatcataataaaatgtGATGAATAAAGTTAGAGAGAAGCTTAGAATATCTCGTATACTGCATCCTAATAAGTCCTTTAATTTCTATCTTGCAGCATGGAACATGAAGCTGCACAGCTGGAGAAGCAACATGTCCACAGCGTCTACGAGAGCACCGCTCCTTACTTTAATGAAGTGCAAAGTAAGGCTTGGCCCAAGGTCCGTCAATTCCTTTTGGAGCAAGAGCCTGGCAGTCTCATTGTGGATATAGGTATGATATATTCATTCGGAATGATTGTAACGTTCCCTGCTTGCTGTATGTCTGGAAGGATATTAGAACTCTTTGAACTTTGAGCTGCATGTGGATGAACAATGCTTTTAAATGCTAGTTTGAAATTCAAAGTGTAGAAGATAAAAACAATAATCTTACTATAACGCAGCTAATGTTTCAGATTTAGCTTTTAACCTTTTCATTGGTGTGCGCAAGTAGTGTTAAAAGTGTGCTGAAACATCGTAAAGCTCAGACAAGTGGTCCTTATCTTCCACTTATGTGGCTACCTTACTTTTGAGTCAtttggggttaattttttattttttttggttgaaGAAAATCATCATGGCAATTAGTCATAGGGCTGATGACCACTACAGaaactatgttttttttctgtctcaTGTTTTGAAAGTTTGCTTTTCCAACTATAACATAATtgttaaagcagatctgtcagcTTTGGAGGTCTttgcatatttacaaaaaatcctTAAACAGACTGATCCGATGTGGGTCCGGTGGCCACCaggtgctggggggtggggggtgatttGTTTACCTTTGGATGTCCCTCATGGCTGCAACCATCGTCATAGCACAGGTCTCTTTGGCTCCTGCCACTTtagcatgcacaagagtacaacactaAGGTCTAGGCAGAGCCTAATTCTCACAGTCTTCAATGGTCACagctgctgggattggacaaacGTTAACAGTGGACGTTCTCTTTTTGTCAAACTCAAGCTTTACCATAGGACAAAATAGTTCCTACTTAGTCTTATGATAACTTTGggttgtgttggaatttcagtgaaattccaacacagccttaaagggacactaaaggtacccaaaccacttcagctcattaaagtggtggtgtccctattgcacttagtgctgcaatgttaaacatccactggaggtgcttcctgcatcCAAATGGAGCTTTGGTCCCAGtttctgacgctggatgtcctcacgctctgcatgaggacatccagcgtcagatttttccccataagatttcaatgttttcctgtggGGACATCTAAAACTCTACTGCTTCAATTAGATTTCAAACAGCAGAGCCTTTTGCTGTGTATGAACAGTAGCcttcaaatgctttcctatgatgaACAAAGAGGCAGAGTGGCACACCAGAGACCGGCGCTGCGCAGGAGAAACAGTGAGtgaattcacttttttttaacccttgcagcCGAAAGGCGACtcaggcactatagtgttaggacgctatagtgattctttaattaAAATATGCTCAGTTAACTTTACATTTGCTTAATCAAAAAGCTTGTCCTTTATGAAtgagaattaattttattttttttatataataataaaaaaattaaaataataaaaaattatattcagcCCATATAAATACCAATAGGCAGGATGTTTGACCATTTTCAATAGCCTCTTTTTGTCACATCTACTATATGTGACAGAAATAGCATTTATGTTCGAAATAATGTCAAACCAGGGATACGtataatgtttaaatgtttaaaactcTTCATCCCACCAATATTTATGTAAAGGATgtatgaattaataaaaaaatgaattttctAAATTTTTATTGCCTTGATTTATTTTTCTAGCAACTTGTACATAAAATTGtagttttatattacatttatttgctGTGCATCCGTTGTTTCAAAGGAATGTTATGGTGTTATTGAGGACATCATTGTCCCTTTTATTAAGTGTAATATAGCTAAACCATGTCTCAGAGAAGTAATTATTCTCCTTCTCAATGGTATAGTTCATTTGCTAACGAAAGATTATCTGTGTAATTGGGTTTACCTTCTCCACCTCTTGTAATATCCTGTAAACGTTTGTTTCGATTGTTTCTATGCTTGAAGTACTAACAGTATAATAAATATACTTAGTGtactttttctatatatatatataacttctgTCCATAAAGCAAAATCATTTTTCTTCTTGCAGGTTGTGGCACTGGGAAATACCTCAGTGTGAATAGTGAGATATACAATTTAGGCTGCGATTACTGTAAGCCTCTAGTGGACATTGCAAAGAATAACAAAGTTGAAGTCATGGTGTGTGATAACCTCAATTTACCCTTTAGAGACAAATGCTTTGACACAGTGATCTCTATCGGAGGTAAGGTGTACCCACCTAATCATTACAATACAAGATTCTTTTAATTGACCCCGTAGTTAAATGAAAAGTATTggtaaaatacaaaatgtataaaaagtgtcatAATATGTTATGTACAACGCTTAATAACAGTAAATGTTTACTAATTTAGGTGAATGGGAACAAGAAATGATGAGGGTCATGTTGGAATTAGCTTAAATCTAACCATTTCAAATGAAGGCTTGATATTAGATACATAGAATACTGTAGTTTTGCCATCAGCAGTAGGAGGTCATATGTAGGAAAAGCGATGCTTTACCTTTAATTACCATTGCAATTAAATGGATATTTGTGAAAATTCTTGAAGTGTTTTCAGAATAATAAATTTAGCCTTATttctatattataaaaatacaatataaaatctgTAGGGTTACATTATTTCTGCATCTTGTGCTTAAATTTTTACTTAGGACACAAGACAGAGTAAATAGCTGCTAATGTAGTCGTTGAATTGAAGTGGTTAATATTTTTCCTGTGTGTCATATTGAAAATCTCATTTTAGCAGCTGTTCTTTCTGTATCTGGGGCAGTTTTAAATAGCATCCttgctataataaaaaaaaaataacctgaaCTCTGTTCACTTCTTTTCCTAGTGATTCATCATTTTTCCACTAAGCAAAGAAGAATCCGAGCAATAAAAGAGATGGCAAGAATTTTGCTTCCAGGAGGTCAAATTATGCTCTATGTTTGGGCAATGGAACAAAAGAGCCGCAGGTTTGAAAAGCAGGATGTATTTGTACCCTGGAACAAAGCATTGCTGTCTCGACAACCATCTGAAACCAACCAGTCTGAAAATAAAGTGAACACTACTTCTAAAACGAAGCTTCACGATGTGGCCCCAAAGCAAATGGATGTTTCTGAAACCATTAATGAAAGTAGCTTTAGGCCGACCCATCCTTCTAAGCAATCCAACAATGCAAACAGTTGCACACCAGCAGAAACATGCTGCCTAACGTTTCCTAATGACAAAAACAGACTGTATAGTTCTATAGGACGTTCTCTCCGTTCATGGTTTATCTCTCGTTCCCTTGATGAATCCACATTGAGAAGGCAAATTGATAAAATGAAGTGTCTTAGCCCCGTAAGTGGGTGGACAAGTGGCACCATATCTATTCAGCCTTCAAGGCACTGTAGCCTCGACCTTGGTCATCAGAGATTGTTATTAAAAGAGCACAATGTAGACGATGATGATGTATTTCTGAAAAATGAATCACAAGGAAAATCTGAGTGGGTGATAGCCTTAAACACAACGCAACATGAAAATGGAAGAACGTGTGGACTGGTTCCAGACGGTGCAGAACAGACTCCGTTTCCTGATGAAGCTAGGTACTGCACTTGTATATGCAGCAATGAAAAagacaacacaaaacaaaacaaaatattaaaaagaacttCGACTACAGAGTCAAATGAATCTGTTTTAGATGAAACTGTAGCAGCTAATGATCAGGAAACGTATAATTTTGACTCAGAAGCATA
Above is a genomic segment from Pelobates fuscus isolate aPelFus1 chromosome 6, aPelFus1.pri, whole genome shotgun sequence containing:
- the TRMT9B gene encoding probable tRNA methyltransferase 9B codes for the protein MEHEAAQLEKQHVHSVYESTAPYFNEVQSKAWPKVRQFLLEQEPGSLIVDIGCGTGKYLSVNSEIYNLGCDYCKPLVDIAKNNKVEVMVCDNLNLPFRDKCFDTVISIGVIHHFSTKQRRIRAIKEMARILLPGGQIMLYVWAMEQKSRRFEKQDVFVPWNKALLSRQPSETNQSENKVNTTSKTKLHDVAPKQMDVSETINESSFRPTHPSKQSNNANSCTPAETCCLTFPNDKNRLYSSIGRSLRSWFISRSLDESTLRRQIDKMKCLSPVSGWTSGTISIQPSRHCSLDLGHQRLLLKEHNVDDDDVFLKNESQGKSEWVIALNTTQHENGRTCGLVPDGAEQTPFPDEARYCTCICSNEKDNTKQNKILKRTSTTESNESVLDETVAANDQETYNFDSEAYMRYYHVFREGELSNLIETDVPELRVISSCFDHGNWCIIAQKN